Proteins from a genomic interval of Youhaiella tibetensis:
- a CDS encoding MFS transporter — protein MDFRLIWLALGSFAVGTGAFVIASLLPAIAGETGVSMSQAGTLVLSFAIAYAIGAPVLSTLTGGLSRRPVLVGSILVFAAANIGASFSPNFEGLLLARIVMAAASGLFASAAQGTAVTLSTPETRTRAISVIVGGTTLSVALGAPIGALIANTMSWRGAFMAVGLVALFVAIALRAMLPAGLPGTKLPLRDRLMVAFRPGIGSALLVTIFAIAAAFTVFTYIASLSSAIGLSLTFMPLVLLAFGLGAAIGNYASGQLADKFGAALTVRWVIILSSLTLVVFSGVAYLVPSPLAGWILLALMVPWGIIGWGFPPAQSSRLVSLAPEAAPISLSLNASAIYVGVALGSVIGGADMALASAKDLGWVGAILGVVALAIHLYATREPQRLSAVRMG, from the coding sequence ATGGATTTTCGTCTTATCTGGCTGGCGCTCGGCTCGTTCGCAGTCGGCACCGGGGCCTTCGTGATCGCCAGTCTGTTGCCGGCCATTGCGGGAGAGACCGGAGTATCCATGTCGCAGGCGGGAACGCTGGTGCTGTCCTTCGCCATCGCCTACGCGATCGGCGCGCCGGTGCTTTCCACGCTCACGGGAGGCCTCAGCCGCCGGCCCGTGCTGGTCGGGTCGATCCTGGTTTTCGCCGCAGCCAATATCGGGGCGAGCTTCTCGCCGAACTTCGAGGGGCTGTTGCTGGCCCGCATCGTGATGGCCGCGGCCTCCGGGCTCTTCGCGTCGGCCGCGCAGGGGACGGCGGTGACGCTTTCCACGCCCGAGACGCGCACGCGCGCCATTTCGGTCATCGTGGGCGGCACGACGCTTTCGGTGGCGCTGGGAGCGCCTATCGGGGCGCTGATCGCCAACACCATGAGCTGGCGCGGCGCCTTCATGGCGGTAGGGCTGGTGGCGCTGTTCGTGGCGATCGCGCTACGGGCGATGTTGCCGGCGGGACTGCCGGGTACCAAGCTGCCGCTGCGTGACCGTCTGATGGTGGCCTTCCGGCCGGGCATCGGCAGCGCGCTGCTGGTGACGATCTTCGCCATCGCGGCGGCGTTCACGGTGTTTACCTATATCGCCAGCCTCTCGAGCGCGATCGGCCTTTCGCTCACGTTCATGCCGCTGGTGCTGCTGGCTTTCGGGCTGGGCGCGGCCATCGGGAACTACGCCTCGGGACAGCTGGCCGACAAGTTCGGGGCGGCGCTGACGGTGCGGTGGGTGATCATTCTCTCCAGCCTGACACTGGTGGTGTTCTCGGGCGTCGCGTACCTCGTGCCATCGCCGCTCGCCGGATGGATCCTGTTGGCGCTGATGGTGCCCTGGGGCATTATCGGCTGGGGCTTCCCGCCGGCGCAGAGCAGCCGGCTGGTGAGCCTGGCGCCGGAAGCGGCTCCGATCTCCCTCTCGCTCAACGCTTCGGCGATCTATGTCGGGGTGGCGCTGGGTTCGGTGATCGGCGGGGCCGACATGGCCCTGGCTTCGGCCAAGGACCTGGGCTGGGTCGGTGCGATCCTGGGCGTGGTGGCGCTGGCCATCCATCTTTACGCGACGCGCGAGCCGCAGCGGCTCAGCGCGGTGCGGATGGGATAG
- a CDS encoding ArsR/SmtB family transcription factor, which translates to MTSLPHPDVDQIALPEVLATLGDETRLAIIAYLARNEEQAMTCGQFYGLGSKTSLSYHLAKLREAGVVRVQPQGTKRLVTLRRADLDSRFPGFLDSILASVRDVPFAVANDEVLLGEEAAKASDWRA; encoded by the coding sequence ATGACAAGCCTGCCGCACCCCGACGTAGACCAGATTGCGCTCCCCGAAGTGCTCGCCACTCTCGGCGACGAAACGCGCCTGGCGATCATCGCCTATCTGGCGCGCAACGAGGAACAGGCCATGACCTGCGGCCAGTTCTACGGCCTCGGCTCCAAGACTAGCCTCAGCTACCACCTGGCCAAGCTGCGCGAGGCGGGCGTGGTCAGGGTCCAGCCGCAGGGCACCAAGCGCCTCGTCACGCTGCGCCGGGCCGATCTCGACAGCCGCTTTCCGGGCTTCCTCGATTCCATTCTCGCCAGCGTCCGCGACGTGCCCTTCGCCGTCGCCAACGACGAGGTCCTGCTCGGCGAGGAGGCAGCCAAGGCGAGCGACTGGCGCGCCTGA
- a CDS encoding GNAT family N-acetyltransferase: MSDITYRPATRADLPFMVALIAEDDVSDVPMDDPNDPSGPAYAAGFDAIAADPNQVLVIAERDGKAIGTLQITYLPGIARKGMWRGLIESVHIIPPERNKGYGSQMIRWAVQTCRERGCGMVQLTSNKKRVDAHRFYRTLGFDQSHEGFKLFL; the protein is encoded by the coding sequence TTGTCTGACATCACCTATCGTCCGGCCACCAGGGCCGATCTCCCCTTCATGGTAGCCTTGATCGCCGAGGACGACGTCAGCGACGTCCCCATGGACGATCCCAACGATCCCTCGGGCCCCGCCTACGCGGCCGGCTTCGATGCCATCGCGGCCGATCCGAACCAGGTGCTGGTTATCGCCGAGCGCGATGGCAAGGCCATCGGCACGCTCCAGATCACCTACCTGCCCGGCATCGCCCGCAAGGGCATGTGGCGCGGCCTCATCGAGAGCGTCCACATCATCCCGCCCGAGCGCAACAAGGGCTATGGCAGCCAGATGATCCGCTGGGCCGTCCAAACCTGCCGCGAGCGCGGTTGCGGCATGGTGCAACTCACCTCCAACAAGAAGCGCGTCGACGCCCACCGCTTCTACCGCACCCTGGGCTTCGACCAGAGCCACGAAGGCTTCAAGCTGTTCCTCTGA
- a CDS encoding aldo/keto reductase, with product MAEQTKVTLRDGNVIPQIGLGVWQVDPAITERVVSDGIKAGYRSIDTAEGYDNEEGVGAAIRNAGVPRNELFITSKLRNGGHARDLALKSFDETMKKLGIEQIDLFLIHWPVPSQDKYVEAWTTFVDLQKQGRIKSIGVSNFNPDHIERIVGETGVTPVVNQIELHPTFQQGKNRPFYREHNIAVESWSPLGSGADLKNPVIGEIANKHGKSIAQVIIRWHLQEGFIVIPKSIHADRMKENIEVFDFTLDAGEMERIRGLDDPKGRVGADPATAAFLF from the coding sequence ATGGCTGAGCAAACCAAGGTCACCCTTCGCGACGGCAATGTGATTCCGCAGATCGGGCTGGGGGTGTGGCAGGTCGATCCGGCTATCACCGAGCGCGTGGTGAGCGATGGCATCAAGGCCGGGTACCGCTCGATCGATACGGCCGAGGGGTACGACAACGAGGAAGGCGTCGGCGCGGCGATCCGTAATGCCGGTGTGCCGCGGAACGAGCTTTTCATCACCTCCAAGCTGCGCAATGGCGGGCATGCGCGTGACCTGGCGCTCAAGTCGTTCGACGAGACGATGAAGAAGCTTGGGATCGAGCAGATCGACCTGTTCCTCATTCACTGGCCGGTGCCGAGCCAGGACAAGTATGTGGAAGCGTGGACGACGTTCGTCGACCTGCAGAAGCAGGGCCGCATCAAATCGATCGGGGTTTCGAACTTCAATCCCGACCACATCGAGCGGATCGTGGGTGAAACGGGGGTGACGCCGGTGGTCAACCAGATCGAGCTGCATCCGACGTTCCAGCAGGGCAAGAACCGGCCGTTCTATCGCGAGCACAATATCGCGGTGGAAAGCTGGAGCCCGCTCGGCAGCGGAGCGGACCTCAAGAACCCGGTGATCGGGGAAATCGCCAACAAGCACGGCAAGTCGATCGCGCAGGTCATCATCCGCTGGCACCTGCAGGAGGGGTTCATCGTCATCCCGAAATCGATCCATGCCGACCGCATGAAGGAGAATATCGAGGTGTTCGACTTTACGCTGGATGCCGGCGAGATGGAGCGCATCCGCGGGCTCGACGATCCGAAGGGGCGCGTGGGCGCCGATCCGGCAACGGCGGCGTTCCTGTTCTAG
- a CDS encoding DUF6968 family protein, with translation MTTLIRQLFIAEAAGDIKVTISIEPSELEDADTWICGYAITWPTGTKHGVARGFDAIQALYLAMQQIAVNLYASPYHVAGTLRWGKPGTGYGFPMPRPGIEDLIGEDRYNQVP, from the coding sequence ATGACCACACTTATTCGACAGCTTTTTATTGCGGAAGCAGCTGGAGATATAAAAGTGACAATCTCAATTGAGCCCTCTGAACTGGAGGACGCGGACACCTGGATATGCGGTTATGCTATTACTTGGCCAACGGGAACCAAGCATGGGGTGGCACGAGGTTTTGACGCCATCCAGGCTCTCTATCTTGCCATGCAGCAGATCGCCGTCAATCTCTACGCCAGCCCCTACCACGTGGCCGGCACCCTTCGCTGGGGCAAGCCCGGCACCGGCTACGGCTTCCCTATGCCCCGACCCGGCATCGAGGACCTGATCGGCGAGGACCGCTACAACCAAGTTCCATGA
- the carB gene encoding carbamoyl-phosphate synthase large subunit: MPKRTDIKSIMIIGAGPIIIGQACEFDYSGTQACKALKEEGYRIILVNSNPATIMTDPDLADATYMEPITPEVVAKIIEKERPDALLPTMGGQTALNCALSLKKMGVLDKFNVEMIGATAEAIDKAEDRELFRDAMKKIGLSTPRSMLAHNMIEALQALEVIGLPAIIRPSFTLGGTGGGIAYNKEEYLTIVESGIDASPTDEVLIEESVLGWKEFEMEVVRDKKDNCIIVCSIENLDPMGVHTGDSITVAPALTLTDKEYQIMRDASLAVLREIGVETGGSNVQFAINPADGRMIVIEMNPRVSRSSALASKATGFPIAKVAARLAVGYTLDELENDITGGATPASFEPTIDYVVTKIPRFAFEKFPGSDNRLTTSMKSVGEAMAIGRTFQESLQKALRSLETGLTGLNEIGIPGLGEGDDKNAIRAALGTPTPERLLRVAEAMRLGVSNEDIHEACRIDMWFLEQMRGIIDMEAKVRQFGLPEDAAILRSLKAMGFSDKRLAELAGKEAKDVRALRHSLKVLPSYKRIDTSAAEFASPTAYMYSTYETPFAGEVSDESRPSDRKKVVILGGGPNRIGQGIEFDYCCCHAAFALSDAGYETIMVNCNPETVSTDYDTSDRLYFEPLTEEDVIEILEREKTNGTLHGVIVQFGGQTPLNLAEAVEKAGVRILGTQPSSIDLAEDRDLFSKLLRQLELTQPKNGIAYSLEQARIVAERLGYPLVIRPSYVLGGRAMAIAHNANEFEAYVQDTLTSLVPPDIRAKYPNDKTGQINSVLSDNPLLFDGYLSGATEIDVDCLSDGKDVFVCGIMEHIEEAGIHSGDSACSLPPQHLSDEVLAELKRQTREMALALKVGGLMNVQYALKDGTIYILEVNPRASRTVPFVAKVIGEPIAKIAARVMAGETLESFALKEKKLDHVAIKEAVFPFNRFPGVDTVLGPEMKSTGEVIGLDTDYAIAFAKSQLGSGSKVPKEGTVFVSVRDEDKEAMIEPMRHLEAAGFKILATGGTQRYLVENGIAAEKINKVLEGRPHIVDSMKNGGVQLVINTTDGAKSVSDSRDIRRTALLSKIPYYTTIPGAIAAVEGIIAYREGNLQVRPLQDYFVA; encoded by the coding sequence ATGCCAAAACGCACCGACATCAAATCCATCATGATCATCGGCGCGGGGCCCATTATTATCGGCCAGGCCTGCGAATTCGACTATTCGGGCACCCAGGCCTGCAAGGCCCTCAAGGAAGAGGGCTACCGCATCATCCTGGTCAACTCCAATCCGGCCACCATCATGACGGACCCGGATCTGGCCGACGCTACCTACATGGAGCCCATCACTCCCGAGGTCGTCGCCAAGATCATCGAGAAGGAACGTCCCGACGCGCTTCTGCCCACCATGGGCGGCCAGACGGCTCTCAACTGCGCCCTTTCCCTCAAGAAGATGGGCGTGCTCGACAAGTTCAACGTCGAGATGATCGGCGCCACCGCCGAGGCCATCGACAAGGCCGAGGACCGCGAGCTCTTCCGCGACGCCATGAAGAAGATCGGGCTTTCCACCCCGCGCTCCATGCTCGCCCACAACATGATCGAGGCGCTCCAGGCCCTCGAGGTCATCGGTCTGCCCGCCATCATCCGCCCGTCCTTTACGCTGGGCGGCACCGGCGGCGGCATCGCCTACAACAAGGAAGAATACCTCACCATCGTCGAGAGCGGCATCGATGCCTCCCCGACCGATGAAGTCCTGATCGAGGAATCCGTCCTCGGTTGGAAGGAATTCGAGATGGAAGTTGTCCGCGATAAGAAGGACAACTGCATTATCGTCTGCTCGATCGAGAACCTCGATCCGATGGGCGTCCATACCGGCGACTCGATCACCGTTGCACCGGCCCTGACCCTCACCGACAAGGAATACCAGATCATGCGCGACGCCTCCCTGGCGGTGCTGCGCGAGATCGGTGTCGAGACGGGGGGCTCCAACGTCCAGTTCGCGATCAACCCGGCCGATGGCCGCATGATCGTCATCGAGATGAACCCGCGCGTGTCGCGCTCCTCGGCCCTTGCCTCCAAGGCCACCGGCTTCCCGATCGCCAAGGTCGCCGCGCGCCTCGCCGTCGGCTATACGCTGGACGAGCTCGAGAACGACATCACCGGCGGCGCCACCCCGGCCTCGTTCGAGCCGACCATCGACTACGTCGTCACCAAGATCCCCCGCTTCGCCTTCGAGAAGTTTCCGGGCTCGGATAACCGCCTCACCACCTCGATGAAGTCGGTTGGCGAAGCCATGGCCATCGGCCGCACCTTCCAGGAATCGCTCCAGAAGGCCCTGCGTTCGCTCGAGACCGGCCTCACGGGCCTCAACGAAATCGGCATCCCGGGCCTGGGCGAAGGCGACGACAAGAACGCCATCCGCGCCGCCCTCGGCACCCCGACGCCCGAGCGTCTGCTGCGTGTCGCCGAAGCCATGCGCCTGGGCGTCTCTAACGAAGACATCCACGAGGCCTGCCGCATCGACATGTGGTTCCTCGAGCAGATGCGCGGCATCATCGACATGGAAGCCAAGGTGCGCCAGTTCGGCCTGCCCGAGGACGCCGCAATCCTGCGCAGCCTTAAGGCCATGGGCTTTTCCGACAAGCGCCTCGCCGAACTCGCCGGCAAGGAAGCTAAGGATGTGCGCGCCCTGCGCCACAGCCTCAAGGTCCTGCCCTCCTACAAACGCATCGACACCTCGGCCGCCGAATTTGCCTCGCCGACCGCCTACATGTACTCGACCTACGAGACCCCGTTCGCCGGCGAAGTCTCCGACGAGTCGCGCCCGTCCGACCGCAAGAAGGTCGTCATCCTCGGCGGCGGCCCCAACCGTATCGGCCAGGGCATCGAGTTCGACTATTGCTGCTGCCATGCCGCCTTCGCCCTCTCGGACGCCGGCTATGAAACCATCATGGTCAACTGCAACCCCGAGACGGTCTCGACCGACTATGACACTTCGGACCGCCTCTACTTCGAGCCGCTGACCGAAGAAGACGTCATCGAAATCCTCGAGCGCGAGAAGACCAACGGCACCCTGCACGGGGTCATCGTCCAGTTCGGTGGCCAGACCCCGCTCAACCTCGCCGAGGCCGTCGAAAAGGCCGGTGTCCGTATCCTGGGCACCCAGCCCTCCTCAATCGACCTGGCGGAAGATCGCGACCTCTTCTCCAAGCTCTTGCGCCAGCTCGAGCTGACCCAGCCCAAGAACGGCATCGCCTATAGCCTCGAACAGGCCCGCATCGTCGCCGAGCGCCTGGGCTATCCGCTGGTCATCCGCCCGTCCTACGTGCTGGGCGGCCGCGCCATGGCCATCGCCCACAATGCCAACGAGTTCGAGGCCTATGTGCAGGACACCCTGACCAGCCTCGTGCCGCCCGATATCCGCGCCAAGTACCCGAACGACAAGACCGGCCAGATCAACTCGGTTCTCTCGGACAACCCGCTGCTGTTCGACGGCTACCTCTCGGGCGCCACCGAAATCGACGTGGATTGCCTTTCGGACGGCAAGGATGTCTTCGTCTGCGGCATCATGGAGCACATCGAGGAAGCCGGCATTCACTCCGGTGACAGCGCCTGCTCGCTCCCGCCCCAGCACCTCTCCGATGAAGTGCTCGCCGAACTCAAGCGCCAGACCCGCGAGATGGCTCTCGCCCTCAAGGTTGGCGGCCTGATGAACGTTCAGTATGCCCTCAAGGACGGCACCATCTACATCCTCGAGGTGAACCCGCGCGCTTCGCGTACCGTGCCGTTCGTGGCCAAGGTTATCGGCGAGCCCATCGCCAAGATCGCCGCCCGCGTCATGGCCGGCGAGACCCTCGAAAGCTTCGCCCTCAAGGAGAAGAAGCTCGATCACGTCGCCATCAAGGAAGCCGTCTTCCCCTTCAACCGCTTCCCGGGCGTCGACACGGTCCTCGGCCCCGAGATGAAGTCGACCGGCGAAGTCATTGGCCTGGACACCGACTACGCCATCGCCTTCGCCAAGAGCCAGCTCGGCTCCGGCTCTAAGGTTCCCAAGGAAGGCACGGTGTTCGTCTCGGTCCGTGACGAGGACAAGGAAGCCATGATCGAGCCGATGCGCCACCTCGAGGCCGCCGGCTTCAAGATCCTGGCCACCGGCGGCACCCAGCGCTACCTGGTCGAAAACGGCATCGCCGCCGAAAAGATCAACAAGGTGCTCGAAGGGCGTCCGCACATCGTGGATTCGATGAAGAACGGCGGCGTGCAGCTGGTGATCAACACCACCGATGGCGCCAAGTCGGTCTCCGACAGCCGCGACATCCGCCGCACGGCCCTGCTCTCGAAGATCCCCTACTACACCACCATCCCCGGAGCGATCGCCGCTGTGGAAGGCATCATCGCCTACCGCGAAGGCAACCTCCAGGTCCGCCCGCTCCAGGATTACTTCGTGGCGTAA
- a CDS encoding DUF2442 domain-containing protein, translated as MELSDEEIETAERKGREISAGQPHAVAVRYDLASDRVIVDLSNGATFAFPPRLVQGLAGAEAADLAEVELLGRGFGLHWEQLDVDISVQGLLAGVFGTRSYMAGVAGRAKSAAKAAAARSNGAKGGRPRKSA; from the coding sequence ATGGAACTGAGTGACGAAGAGATCGAAACGGCCGAACGCAAAGGGCGCGAGATCAGCGCCGGCCAGCCGCACGCGGTCGCGGTGCGCTACGACTTGGCGAGTGATCGGGTGATCGTCGACCTCAGCAACGGTGCGACTTTCGCCTTTCCGCCGCGTCTGGTTCAAGGACTTGCCGGGGCCGAAGCCGCTGACCTGGCTGAGGTCGAACTGTTGGGCCGGGGTTTTGGGCTGCACTGGGAGCAACTGGACGTCGATATTTCGGTGCAGGGGCTGCTGGCGGGCGTGTTCGGTACGCGCTCCTACATGGCGGGCGTTGCGGGTCGCGCGAAGTCGGCGGCAAAGGCCGCCGCGGCCAGAAGCAACGGAGCCAAGGGCGGACGTCCGCGCAAGAGCGCATAA
- a CDS encoding DUF4160 domain-containing protein, translating into MVTIFRAEGLRFIIFLDDHEPAHVHVFGDGQAKIDLLGPELIWADGMKRGDLRRAMRIVENNRDAFLECWNEIHGTE; encoded by the coding sequence ATGGTCACGATCTTCCGGGCGGAGGGACTGCGCTTCATCATCTTCCTGGACGATCATGAGCCGGCTCATGTCCACGTCTTCGGGGATGGGCAGGCGAAGATCGACCTGCTGGGGCCGGAACTGATCTGGGCCGATGGCATGAAGCGGGGTGATCTGCGGCGAGCGATGCGCATCGTCGAAAACAATCGCGATGCCTTCCTGGAATGCTGGAACGAAATCCATGGAACTGAGTGA
- a CDS encoding GGDEF domain-containing protein → MPSELAPRRRKAPANGWQLIAQGQIDRAFRQGKRNFAAAQAAGEVTGMATGLMQVAWCCALLGHPEQGLECALAAKRLWRRAGNEAGVASTAAIEAFLLFELGLSDEGSEAAEQAVTIAARLADFSVLAFASCMRAIALALCGHAELSIPVIRESIRIAEQNGDKASLCFYQLNMGFCLGRLAAGEEAAGKDGHARDLLGRAIEVSEDAIASATESGNNWCLRVALGNVAEMYAHCGDLERAQKRLETWQEVPGRPGVSLKIHYLYTHSMVLMQLGQLPDAAKAASEALRLANRSAQTDHQLNAAGKLAEVHEAMKDFRSALAMHKRFHKLYVKQAGETTQRRAKVAEIRLETDRLRARADELANQAMRDGLTGIANRRAFDAELAQLDGQVFAVAMLDLDHFKAINDRFSHMVGDEVLRRLARGLTAHSGAWAARLGGEEFALLLTGEEAVRGAERLCERVRAGVEGLQWTELAPDLKVTVSIGLAIGDGGKAAADLMAVADRRLYAAKAAGRNRVVANDEAAVMELPRSARSRRGA, encoded by the coding sequence TTGCCGTCCGAACTTGCGCCCCGCAGAAGGAAAGCGCCAGCCAACGGTTGGCAACTCATAGCGCAGGGGCAGATCGATCGCGCTTTCCGGCAGGGCAAGCGCAACTTCGCGGCCGCCCAGGCCGCGGGCGAAGTGACCGGAATGGCCACGGGCCTGATGCAGGTCGCCTGGTGCTGCGCCCTGCTCGGGCACCCCGAACAGGGACTGGAATGCGCGCTGGCGGCCAAGCGGCTGTGGCGGCGTGCCGGCAATGAAGCGGGCGTCGCATCCACCGCCGCCATCGAGGCCTTCCTGCTGTTCGAGCTGGGCCTGAGCGACGAGGGTTCGGAGGCGGCCGAGCAGGCCGTCACGATCGCGGCGCGGCTGGCGGATTTTTCGGTACTGGCGTTTGCCTCGTGCATGCGGGCAATCGCCCTGGCGCTTTGCGGCCATGCGGAACTGAGTATTCCGGTGATCCGGGAGAGTATTCGCATCGCCGAGCAGAACGGCGACAAGGCCTCGCTCTGCTTTTACCAGCTCAACATGGGCTTCTGCCTCGGCCGGCTTGCTGCCGGGGAAGAGGCGGCGGGGAAGGACGGGCACGCTCGGGACCTGCTTGGGCGGGCCATCGAAGTGAGCGAGGACGCCATTGCCTCGGCAACCGAGAGCGGCAACAACTGGTGCCTGCGCGTGGCCTTGGGCAATGTCGCCGAGATGTATGCGCATTGCGGGGACCTGGAGCGCGCGCAGAAGCGCCTGGAGACCTGGCAGGAGGTTCCGGGGCGGCCAGGCGTGAGCCTCAAGATCCACTATCTCTACACGCACAGCATGGTGCTCATGCAACTCGGGCAGTTGCCCGACGCTGCCAAGGCAGCGAGCGAAGCCCTGCGGCTTGCCAACCGGAGCGCGCAGACGGACCATCAGCTCAATGCCGCCGGCAAGCTTGCCGAAGTCCACGAGGCGATGAAGGACTTTCGCTCGGCGCTGGCGATGCACAAGCGCTTCCACAAGCTCTACGTCAAGCAGGCCGGGGAAACGACGCAGCGGCGCGCCAAGGTCGCCGAAATCCGGCTGGAAACCGACCGGCTGCGGGCACGCGCGGACGAACTGGCCAACCAGGCGATGCGCGACGGGCTGACGGGGATCGCCAACCGGCGGGCGTTCGACGCGGAACTGGCGCAACTCGATGGGCAGGTGTTCGCGGTGGCGATGCTCGACCTCGATCACTTCAAGGCCATCAACGATCGCTTTTCGCACATGGTCGGTGACGAGGTGCTGCGGCGGCTGGCGCGCGGCCTGACCGCCCACAGCGGAGCCTGGGCCGCCCGGCTGGGCGGGGAAGAGTTCGCGCTGCTGCTCACTGGGGAGGAGGCAGTGCGCGGCGCCGAACGGCTTTGCGAAAGGGTGCGCGCGGGCGTCGAGGGCCTGCAGTGGACCGAGCTGGCGCCGGACCTCAAGGTTACCGTCAGCATTGGATTGGCCATCGGCGACGGCGGGAAGGCAGCGGCGGACCTGATGGCGGTGGCGGACCGACGGCTCTATGCCGCCAAGGCGGCCGGACGCAACCGGGTGGTTGCCAATGACGAAGCTGCCGTGATGGAACTGCCGCGATCGGCCAGGAGCAGACGCGGGGCATAG
- the ltaE gene encoding low-specificity L-threonine aldolase, which yields MTTIRYDFRSDTVTRPSAPMREAMNGAEVGDDVFGDDPTVNRLEGRAAEMLGKDAALFVPSGTQSNLAALMAHCERGDEYIAGQEAHCYSHEAGGAAVLGSIQPQPLAHQPDGTLALADIEAAIKPDDMHYARTRLLALENTLGGRVIPLDYVKAATDLARRHGLATHLDGARVFNAKVALGVPVSEIAAPFDTVSVCLSKGLGAPVGSVLVGKAEVIAKARRLRKMLGGGMRQAGILAAAGLYALENNVARLAEDHANAKVLAEGLSRFQALHLAPVETNMVWVDVDPEIASELNAYLAANGVGVTHGYAGRRLRWVTHLDVGAEAVEGALAVVGRFFD from the coding sequence ATGACCACGATCCGATATGATTTTCGCAGCGACACGGTGACCCGTCCGAGCGCGCCGATGCGCGAGGCCATGAATGGCGCCGAAGTGGGCGACGACGTTTTCGGGGACGATCCGACGGTCAACCGGCTGGAAGGCCGGGCGGCCGAGATGCTGGGCAAGGATGCGGCGCTCTTCGTGCCATCGGGCACGCAATCGAACCTGGCGGCGCTGATGGCCCACTGCGAGCGCGGCGACGAATATATCGCCGGGCAGGAGGCGCATTGCTATTCGCACGAGGCGGGCGGGGCGGCCGTGCTCGGCTCGATCCAGCCCCAGCCGCTGGCGCACCAGCCGGACGGAACACTGGCCCTCGCCGATATCGAGGCGGCCATCAAGCCGGACGACATGCACTATGCGCGTACCCGCCTGCTGGCGCTGGAGAACACGCTGGGCGGGCGGGTGATCCCCCTCGACTATGTCAAGGCGGCCACGGACCTGGCACGACGCCATGGTCTGGCCACGCATCTCGACGGCGCGCGGGTTTTCAACGCCAAGGTGGCCCTGGGCGTACCGGTGAGCGAGATCGCCGCTCCGTTCGACACGGTATCGGTGTGTCTTTCCAAGGGGTTGGGAGCGCCGGTGGGCTCGGTTCTGGTGGGCAAGGCCGAGGTGATCGCCAAGGCACGGCGCCTGCGCAAGATGCTGGGCGGCGGCATGCGCCAGGCCGGCATCCTGGCGGCTGCCGGGCTCTATGCGCTCGAGAACAACGTGGCGCGCCTGGCGGAGGACCACGCCAACGCCAAAGTGCTCGCCGAGGGGCTGTCGCGCTTCCAGGCGCTGCATCTGGCGCCGGTGGAAACCAACATGGTGTGGGTGGACGTGGACCCCGAAATCGCCAGCGAGCTCAATGCCTACCTGGCGGCCAACGGGGTGGGGGTCACCCATGGCTATGCCGGCCGGCGGCTGCGCTGGGTGACGCATCTGGACGTGGGGGCGGAGGCCGTGGAAGGGGCGCTGGCGGTAGTCGGCAGGTTCTTCGACTAA
- a CDS encoding cold-shock protein, with protein MATGTVKWFNGQKGYGFIQPDEGGADVFVHISAVQRSGLNGLDEGQKVNYEIVKDKRTGKSAADNLTPAP; from the coding sequence ATGGCTACCGGCACTGTAAAATGGTTTAACGGACAAAAGGGTTATGGTTTCATCCAGCCCGATGAAGGTGGGGCCGACGTTTTCGTTCACATTTCCGCTGTTCAGCGGTCCGGCCTCAACGGCTTGGATGAAGGCCAGAAGGTCAACTACGAAATCGTCAAGGACAAGCGGACGGGCAAGTCCGCTGCCGACAACCTGACCCCGGCTCCCTGA
- the greA gene encoding transcription elongation factor GreA gives MDKIPLTINGHAALTEEYRRRTAEDRRRIIDAISEARAHGDLSENAEYHAAKEQQSLNEGRIQELEAMLALADVIDVSKLSGSTIKFGATVKIVDEDSEEERTYQIVGDAEADASAGRISVSSPIARAMMGKEAGDSFEVTAPGGSRSYEILEIRFA, from the coding sequence ATGGACAAGATCCCGCTGACCATCAACGGTCATGCCGCGCTGACGGAAGAATATCGTCGCCGCACTGCCGAAGATCGTCGCCGTATCATTGATGCCATTTCCGAGGCGCGCGCCCATGGCGACCTTTCGGAAAATGCCGAATATCACGCCGCCAAGGAACAGCAGAGCCTGAACGAAGGCCGCATCCAGGAACTGGAGGCCATGCTGGCGCTCGCCGACGTCATCGACGTGAGCAAGCTTTCCGGTTCGACGATCAAGTTCGGCGCCACGGTCAAGATCGTGGACGAGGACAGCGAAGAAGAGCGCACCTACCAGATCGTGGGCGATGCCGAGGCCGATGCCAGTGCCGGGCGCATTTCCGTTTCGTCTCCCATCGCACGCGCGATGATGGGCAAGGAGGCCGGCGATTCGTTCGAAGTCACCGCCCCAGGTGGTTCGCGCAGCTACGAAATCCTCGAAATCCGCTTCGCCTGA